In Granulicella tundricola MP5ACTX9, a single genomic region encodes these proteins:
- a CDS encoding MFS transporter, translating to MEDFSDCELLPMVLPAISQRGLFALLYPNFFILCFIFSLVCVGVRFLLPRTWDTALGALTQSRWQLSIVSVLGLLYLYIGCLILRFPGYVDPVEPMVVAASFFSVHSKPVYDMVISYGPLCFLPYGLAMKLFGATVAVLKGVVGLANAVFILVLFVIFKKLFRWPSSLLATILVLSTCLMKQNYLFQARGDLFIYVAVALSLLAAISEGGALGCVLMIAAVTLGCGVKVTAFMYFVYPLSLFWQRHGSRLLLLVAAGSILLSFLPFALHTLNLHDYLHWLTVMSHQPKSIREFLGNVVITGLLLFPCLLAYWQLHRRHHSLARQFLRENWIPFSFMTGSILAMDVLASKIGAGRHHLVPYFVFTGYIVAQLIHKSRSGMPSSSSPGLLHVYLCGCLALLLLLTEVSELQDVRTLTRQEAAQSVALENDVNRVLASYSGHRVELGNGIGEFDLEREYSPMFSAPQLIFAGGSYTFDPSAQADIEMVNEPMRESDLRHVASCESDVWLIPRGQVPFHSVSIYSGMYPDRYSGRLLFPATFERMFLDTYSLTSSSHYFDIYTCKRPR from the coding sequence ATGGAAGATTTTTCAGATTGCGAGCTGCTGCCAATGGTATTGCCTGCCATCTCCCAACGCGGCCTATTTGCCCTTTTGTATCCTAATTTTTTTATCCTTTGTTTTATCTTTAGCTTGGTGTGTGTCGGCGTCCGGTTCTTGCTTCCGCGCACCTGGGACACGGCCCTTGGAGCATTAACACAATCTCGCTGGCAACTATCGATCGTTAGTGTGCTTGGCCTCCTTTATCTCTACATCGGATGTCTGATACTTCGGTTTCCTGGATATGTCGATCCCGTCGAACCAATGGTGGTGGCCGCTTCGTTCTTCTCTGTTCATAGCAAGCCCGTCTATGACATGGTTATTTCGTATGGACCACTCTGCTTTCTTCCCTACGGCTTGGCAATGAAGCTTTTCGGCGCTACAGTGGCCGTACTGAAGGGAGTGGTTGGACTGGCGAATGCCGTGTTCATCTTGGTCCTCTTCGTCATCTTCAAGAAGCTATTTCGTTGGCCCTCAAGTCTTCTTGCGACCATACTCGTTTTATCTACGTGCTTGATGAAGCAGAACTATCTCTTTCAGGCTCGAGGAGATCTGTTCATTTATGTCGCAGTTGCACTCAGCCTCCTGGCGGCCATATCAGAGGGAGGTGCGCTTGGCTGTGTCTTAATGATTGCAGCAGTTACTCTCGGATGCGGAGTAAAGGTTACAGCATTCATGTATTTTGTCTACCCACTTTCCTTGTTTTGGCAGCGGCATGGATCTAGACTCCTGCTCCTTGTGGCGGCGGGCTCAATACTATTAAGTTTTCTACCATTTGCTTTGCATACTTTGAACTTGCACGATTATCTCCATTGGCTTACGGTAATGTCGCATCAGCCAAAAAGTATAAGAGAGTTCCTAGGCAACGTGGTAATAACCGGTCTGCTCCTTTTTCCATGTTTATTAGCATATTGGCAGTTACATAGACGACATCACTCTCTGGCCCGACAGTTTCTTAGAGAGAACTGGATTCCTTTCTCTTTTATGACGGGCAGTATACTTGCTATGGATGTGTTGGCAAGTAAGATCGGTGCCGGACGACATCACCTAGTCCCATATTTCGTTTTCACGGGCTATATAGTAGCTCAGCTCATTCACAAGTCTCGTTCTGGGATGCCGTCGTCATCTTCTCCTGGCTTGCTACATGTTTATCTGTGCGGATGTCTCGCTTTGCTGCTCTTACTGACCGAAGTTAGTGAACTCCAAGATGTACGCACTCTAACCAGACAAGAAGCGGCTCAGTCGGTTGCGCTTGAAAATGATGTGAACAGGGTTTTAGCTTCCTATTCGGGGCATAGGGTAGAACTTGGCAATGGCATTGGTGAGTTTGACTTGGAGCGTGAGTACTCACCGATGTTCTCGGCTCCGCAGCTCATTTTTGCGGGAGGCTCATACACCTTTGATCCTTCGGCTCAGGCGGACATAGAGATGGTAAACGAGCCAATGCGGGAATCCGATCTGCGCCATGTTGCTTCGTGCGAATCCGATGTCTGGCTCATCCCCCGTGGGCAGGTTCCATTCCACTCGGTCAGCATTTACAGTGGCATGTATCCCGACCGGTATAGCGGTCGCCTTCTCTTCCCCGCAACTTTCGAACGGATGTTCTTAGACACATACTCCCTAACCTCATCTAGCCATTACTTTGACATCTACACCTGTAAACGCCCGCGCTGA
- a CDS encoding RICIN domain-containing protein translates to MNCVRARSFEMLGLMIFATLLAAPLLGQSEGSPELNVQAGPYTLSPNSTTSACMDLRSASSVNGTAIQAYSCNGTNAQSWSLVPISGSAGNGYQVVSVSSGACLDVSNASTTNGALVQEWQCIGGNQANQIWQLFPFGSAYELVSLNSGKCLDLSGGNSGNGTQLQQWSCGQGSNTNQLWNFHPFSPEGTAQLNLSVGPYRISPVSNPSACMDLNAASSANGAAVQSYSCNGTNAQSWTLVPVSGNAGGGYEVVSSSSGACLDVIGVSLANGAHLNQWQCGGATKLNQIWQLYPYGNAFELVSLNSQKCLDLPNGNSANGTVLQQWSCGEGSNSNQLWTLAALSNAVGVVATATSLTASPNSTVPGQTVGMTASMSNPSTAGNVTFFDGATSLATVTLNGGTASFATTALANGTHSLTAQYVANAAYSASTSPQVQVTVSPSAVGEQASQSQVFFDSVGVETHISYLNTAFGTQWPAVLQEIKSLGVHHLRDGYYDWPSSSSIVLNHQSLAALGITTTYVVPLNFATTVAQIREASANLQDMEMLEASNECDVDPACGGPGLLGIANVVSFLPTVFAAGKSLGIPVLGPSFTTSQAYAAAGNLASHMTYNNLHVYFGGRNPGSNGWGDGDAQGNRYGSLAWWMDQGNVDAPNVPDIITETGYYAVPTPYPYQISEEVGASYIPRTYLLAFNHGVKRTFVHELIDEAASPFFGLLRYDLSERPAFTAIKNMLSIVTDPGTSFTPGKLNYTFSGGDSTLNHTLLQKQDGTFILIAWLEQSSYDEVNDVNTPVNPQTITLTLNGAAAVNNVTQFDSSGNTHGVGISGSRTTVPLTINDQLTVIQITPQ, encoded by the coding sequence TTGAATTGTGTTCGTGCGCGGTCGTTTGAAATGCTTGGCTTAATGATCTTCGCTACATTATTGGCCGCCCCACTACTTGGTCAATCGGAAGGCTCTCCCGAGCTTAACGTGCAGGCAGGTCCTTACACCCTTTCGCCAAATTCCACTACTTCTGCATGTATGGACCTCAGATCGGCAAGCAGTGTCAATGGAACTGCAATTCAGGCTTACTCTTGTAATGGCACTAATGCACAATCCTGGTCCTTAGTGCCCATCAGTGGAAGTGCCGGAAACGGTTATCAGGTAGTCTCGGTGAGCAGCGGGGCCTGTCTGGACGTTTCCAACGCCTCGACAACCAACGGCGCGTTGGTGCAGGAGTGGCAATGCATAGGTGGAAATCAAGCGAATCAGATTTGGCAGCTTTTCCCCTTCGGAAGCGCTTATGAACTGGTCTCCCTCAATAGTGGCAAATGCCTTGATTTATCGGGTGGCAATTCAGGCAATGGAACCCAGCTCCAGCAATGGTCATGCGGGCAGGGCTCTAATACAAATCAACTGTGGAATTTTCATCCCTTCTCTCCAGAGGGTACAGCTCAGTTGAACCTTTCCGTTGGCCCTTACAGAATTTCGCCAGTCTCTAATCCCTCTGCATGTATGGACCTAAATGCCGCAAGCAGCGCTAATGGGGCGGCCGTCCAGTCTTATTCCTGTAATGGAACGAATGCACAATCGTGGACCTTGGTTCCCGTCAGCGGTAACGCGGGCGGTGGCTACGAGGTTGTTTCGAGCAGCAGCGGAGCGTGCCTAGATGTCATAGGTGTGTCGCTTGCTAACGGAGCGCACCTGAATCAATGGCAGTGTGGGGGAGCAACGAAGCTAAATCAGATTTGGCAACTATACCCATACGGCAACGCCTTTGAACTAGTCTCTCTCAATAGTCAAAAGTGCCTTGACCTGCCGAATGGAAACTCAGCGAATGGGACAGTTCTTCAGCAGTGGTCATGCGGAGAGGGATCCAATAGCAATCAGCTCTGGACCCTTGCGGCACTTTCGAACGCCGTCGGTGTAGTTGCAACGGCTACGAGTTTGACTGCGTCACCCAATAGCACCGTTCCGGGCCAGACGGTCGGAATGACTGCAAGCATGTCAAATCCATCTACGGCAGGAAATGTCACTTTCTTCGATGGAGCGACCTCGCTTGCAACTGTCACTCTCAATGGGGGTACCGCCAGCTTCGCTACCACTGCCTTAGCAAATGGAACCCACTCGTTGACGGCACAGTATGTGGCCAATGCAGCATATAGTGCATCCACCTCACCCCAGGTCCAGGTCACTGTGAGCCCCTCGGCAGTCGGTGAGCAGGCATCGCAATCGCAGGTCTTCTTTGACTCTGTTGGAGTGGAAACACATATTAGCTATCTGAACACGGCCTTCGGGACGCAGTGGCCGGCTGTCCTCCAAGAAATCAAGTCTTTGGGGGTTCATCATTTGCGGGACGGATATTACGACTGGCCCTCATCCTCCTCAATTGTTCTCAATCATCAAAGCCTGGCTGCTTTGGGGATCACTACCACCTATGTAGTACCACTCAACTTCGCTACTACGGTAGCTCAAATAAGGGAGGCCTCAGCTAACCTTCAAGATATGGAAATGCTGGAGGCGTCGAACGAATGCGACGTTGATCCCGCTTGTGGTGGCCCCGGCCTCCTTGGCATCGCCAACGTCGTATCTTTTCTCCCAACTGTCTTTGCAGCTGGTAAATCTCTCGGTATTCCAGTCCTCGGACCGTCCTTCACCACCTCTCAAGCATACGCCGCGGCAGGAAATTTGGCGTCGCACATGACGTACAACAACCTGCATGTCTATTTCGGAGGTCGGAATCCCGGAAGTAATGGATGGGGCGATGGAGATGCTCAAGGAAATAGGTACGGCAGCTTAGCTTGGTGGATGGATCAAGGCAACGTTGACGCACCAAACGTTCCGGACATCATCACGGAAACGGGGTACTACGCTGTTCCTACCCCATATCCATACCAGATCTCTGAGGAAGTAGGCGCCTCCTATATTCCTAGAACTTATCTTCTTGCATTCAATCACGGCGTAAAACGGACCTTTGTACATGAACTGATTGACGAAGCAGCGTCGCCTTTTTTCGGATTATTGAGATACGATTTGTCCGAGCGTCCAGCCTTCACAGCCATAAAGAATATGCTCTCAATCGTGACTGACCCCGGCACCTCTTTTACCCCAGGAAAACTCAATTACACGTTTTCTGGTGGGGACTCTACACTCAACCACACCCTTCTCCAGAAGCAGGATGGAACGTTTATTCTCATAGCTTGGTTAGAGCAAAGCAGCTACGACGAAGTGAATGATGTAAACACCCCCGTGAATCCGCAGACAATAACTCTTACGTTGAACGGAGCTGCTGCTGTAAATAACGTTACTCAGTTCGATAGCAGTGGCAACACCCACGGTGTCGGGATTTCCGGTTCCAGGACGACTGTACCCCTCACGATCAACGATCAGCTCACCGTCATTCAGATTACCCCTCAATAA
- a CDS encoding glycosyltransferase family 4 protein produces the protein MNVTVDLAAEQARNGHTVVIVAGHGEYAALLPKLGIEYFFLDQRVSAVNLVKASVLLFRKIKAFRPDIIHAHMRTSLLLAWLCTRFPRYPLVAHLHNVHDPESALMRVADRVIAVSQSVSETMARTIPKWKLRVVLNGPLQSARTAPFTSIPPRMLIRPAITTVAGLNHRKGIADLLEAFDLVLLRVPNAQLYLVGDGPERVLFEAQAKLSPHCDQIHFEGWQAEPQGYLMMTDVFVLASRRDSLGLVLLEAREAGCAIVATHVDGIPEALDGGTAGILVPAKNPSYLADTISNLLLDPALKQTWQKNAQKGIENFTCARMTVKVQEIYDELIESLHR, from the coding sequence GTGAATGTTACCGTCGACCTGGCGGCAGAGCAGGCCAGAAATGGCCATACAGTTGTAATAGTCGCGGGGCATGGTGAATACGCAGCGCTTCTTCCCAAACTAGGTATTGAGTATTTCTTTCTTGATCAGCGCGTGAGTGCTGTGAACCTTGTTAAAGCAAGCGTATTGCTCTTTCGGAAAATCAAGGCATTCCGCCCGGATATCATCCATGCACATATGCGGACAAGCTTACTTTTAGCCTGGCTGTGCACTCGTTTTCCGCGGTACCCGTTAGTCGCCCATTTGCATAACGTTCATGATCCTGAATCAGCGCTGATGAGAGTTGCAGATCGAGTCATAGCAGTCAGCCAGTCTGTAAGCGAAACGATGGCGCGAACAATCCCGAAATGGAAGCTGCGTGTCGTACTTAATGGTCCGCTCCAAAGTGCCAGAACGGCGCCGTTTACATCCATTCCACCACGAATGCTTATACGTCCAGCGATCACCACGGTTGCGGGTCTAAATCATCGTAAGGGAATTGCTGACCTCCTAGAGGCATTCGATCTGGTCCTCTTACGTGTCCCGAATGCGCAACTCTACCTTGTAGGTGATGGCCCAGAAAGGGTGTTGTTCGAGGCTCAAGCGAAACTTTCGCCGCACTGTGACCAAATACACTTCGAGGGCTGGCAGGCAGAGCCTCAGGGCTATCTCATGATGACCGATGTTTTTGTTCTCGCCTCAAGGCGGGATTCGCTAGGTTTGGTTTTGTTAGAAGCTAGAGAGGCGGGATGTGCGATTGTTGCAACGCATGTTGATGGCATTCCGGAAGCTCTTGATGGCGGAACAGCCGGGATTCTCGTTCCCGCAAAGAACCCGTCCTACCTTGCTGATACGATTAGCAACCTTCTTCTTGATCCTGCTCTGAAGCAAACATGGCAGAAGAACGCACAGAAGGGTATTGAGAATTTTACATGTGCTCGCATGACGGTGAAAGTTCAAGAGATCTATGATGAGCTAATCGAGTCGTTGCATCGATAG
- a CDS encoding glycosyltransferase family 4 protein, with amino-acid sequence MQRKIRVLFVNHTAKLGGGELALCALIRHLDPALIDHRVLLCEEGPLVERLRMFTEVHVEPLSGELREARKDGLSSGKIDFFKKGMELVGYVWRLSRTIKRLRVDLVHTNSLKADILGGLAARLAGTKVIWHIRDRIEVDYLPARVVSFFRQLTRWIPHAVITNSHATMETLHLIPHGDLRKERLAWKGLSRVIHDGFDFSTSSKKQAITAGAVTIGLIGRISPWKGQDVFLRAAAIVHQSFPEVRFQIIGSALFGEEEYERHIHKLCMDLQLDCCVDFLGFISNIQMEIERLDLVVHASTIGEPFGQVVIEGMAAGKAIIATRGGGIPEIVLNGETGILVAMKDSQSMANAMLTLLSHPEQRAEMGNKGFQRVVDYFRIEKTADGVSRFYQELSQSDS; translated from the coding sequence TTGCAAAGGAAGATAAGGGTACTCTTCGTCAATCACACTGCTAAATTGGGGGGTGGTGAACTCGCCTTGTGCGCGCTTATCCGCCACCTCGACCCGGCCTTAATAGATCATCGTGTTCTGCTGTGTGAAGAAGGTCCGCTCGTTGAGCGGCTGAGGATGTTTACGGAGGTCCATGTTGAGCCCCTCTCGGGGGAGCTTCGTGAAGCCCGGAAAGATGGCCTCAGCTCGGGAAAGATAGACTTCTTCAAGAAGGGTATGGAGCTTGTTGGTTATGTTTGGAGACTCAGCCGCACGATAAAGAGGCTTAGGGTTGACCTCGTCCACACAAATTCACTAAAAGCTGATATTTTGGGGGGGCTTGCGGCGCGGCTTGCAGGCACAAAAGTGATTTGGCATATCCGGGATCGGATAGAAGTTGACTATCTTCCTGCTCGGGTTGTCAGCTTCTTCCGACAATTGACCCGTTGGATCCCGCATGCAGTAATCACCAATTCCCACGCCACCATGGAAACGCTGCATCTCATCCCACACGGCGATTTGCGCAAAGAGCGTTTGGCCTGGAAGGGCCTGTCTCGAGTGATTCACGATGGGTTTGATTTCAGCACCTCCTCAAAGAAGCAAGCCATAACAGCTGGCGCTGTTACCATCGGGCTTATCGGACGCATCTCGCCTTGGAAGGGACAGGATGTTTTCTTGAGGGCCGCAGCAATTGTTCATCAAAGCTTTCCGGAGGTTCGGTTTCAAATTATTGGATCTGCCCTGTTTGGGGAAGAGGAGTACGAGAGGCACATTCACAAACTTTGTATGGACCTCCAGCTTGATTGTTGTGTAGATTTCCTAGGCTTTATCTCAAACATTCAGATGGAAATTGAGAGACTTGATCTCGTCGTACATGCCTCTACGATTGGAGAGCCATTCGGACAGGTTGTCATTGAGGGAATGGCTGCCGGCAAAGCTATCATCGCAACTCGCGGTGGAGGAATTCCTGAAATTGTCCTCAACGGCGAAACAGGAATTCTCGTTGCGATGAAAGATTCGCAATCCATGGCAAATGCGATGTTGACTCTCCTCTCTCACCCTGAACAGCGTGCAGAAATGGGAAATAAAGGTTTCCAGAGGGTCGTTGACTATTTCAGAATAGAGAAGACGGCTGACGGCGTAAGCCGTTTTTACCAAGAACTTAGTCAGTCGGACTCCTAA
- a CDS encoding glycosyltransferase family 87 protein — MVTLSICAAASLGDLWLIKGYLSPTQQYDFEVYFTASSEIAQHLDAHLYDESGNGLNPQLRDADPSGTMAHVARQQGIQQIKLYLYPPLLADLLQPVARLKLPDALLLWRSLNIGFLILASLSIAALLRKTWWTLPSLIVFSGLLCFSPIWQALHYGQITLLLLFLWATGILAYAKGWTKTSAVLLGIASLLKLTPLLAVVPLLIWRDWRWLRSFGLTLAIGLGAMVFINSPHVVMFYAQHVVPPMSSGIGDRQNQTVLSVLQVISSGRHPHLGKLAPTSIAWTGHILSGLLVAIAVFLTVLRQKNLSTSSKPIILAAFALLSLCVSPVSWVDAFAIGYILIALQWNHSFVQKTSIVQLLLLTASTAALGGSLAIKHIHKLDSFLFAQYLPLFFAIYLVFFTLLPSSISPTEHPHPCS, encoded by the coding sequence TTGGTTACCCTTTCCATCTGTGCTGCTGCATCTCTGGGAGATCTGTGGCTAATCAAGGGATATCTATCGCCTACACAACAGTACGATTTCGAGGTCTACTTCACAGCATCTAGTGAAATCGCACAACATCTCGATGCACATCTTTACGATGAATCAGGAAATGGCTTGAACCCTCAACTTCGAGATGCAGATCCTTCTGGCACTATGGCTCATGTAGCGCGTCAGCAAGGGATTCAGCAAATCAAGCTTTATCTGTACCCGCCCCTTTTAGCAGACCTTCTTCAGCCGGTTGCCCGATTGAAGCTCCCAGACGCACTTTTGCTGTGGCGTTCGCTCAATATAGGTTTTCTCATATTGGCCTCGTTATCTATCGCAGCTCTGCTCAGAAAGACATGGTGGACCTTACCATCATTGATAGTTTTCTCAGGCCTTCTGTGCTTCAGCCCTATATGGCAGGCCCTTCACTACGGACAAATCACGTTACTGTTGCTATTTCTTTGGGCGACAGGGATCCTGGCCTACGCAAAGGGATGGACGAAGACCTCAGCAGTCCTACTCGGGATAGCTTCACTTCTAAAATTAACTCCACTGCTGGCCGTTGTTCCTCTACTTATTTGGCGTGATTGGCGTTGGCTTAGATCTTTTGGTTTGACTCTAGCGATTGGGCTAGGAGCCATGGTTTTTATAAACTCACCGCATGTGGTGATGTTTTACGCTCAGCATGTCGTGCCACCAATGTCCTCAGGTATCGGAGATCGGCAAAACCAGACAGTCTTATCAGTACTGCAGGTTATCTCGTCTGGCAGGCATCCACACCTAGGTAAGCTCGCTCCAACCTCGATCGCCTGGACGGGACATATTTTATCTGGCCTGCTTGTTGCGATAGCTGTTTTCTTGACAGTCCTTCGTCAAAAGAATCTATCAACATCGAGCAAGCCCATAATCCTCGCTGCTTTTGCTCTCTTGTCGCTATGTGTTTCACCTGTCTCATGGGTCGACGCGTTTGCCATAGGCTATATCTTGATTGCTTTACAGTGGAATCATTCTTTCGTACAGAAGACTTCAATTGTGCAACTCTTGCTCCTCACAGCGAGCACCGCTGCCTTAGGCGGGAGTCTTGCTATCAAACACATTCACAAATTGGACTCGTTTCTGTTTGCTCAATATCTACCCCTGTTCTTTGCTATTTACCTGGTTTTTTTCACGTTATTGCCATCTAGCATATCCCCAACAGAACATCCTCACCCGTGTTCATAA
- a CDS encoding oligosaccharide flippase family protein, which translates to MPEPMVSQGNGTNAIANTLVSRILQQGLNAATGIVTARALMPSGRGQLAAMILWSLFLAGLTTFGLPTALIYFICRHPEFKEDLISSGLAMSVCAGVITMVVGTYFLPSWLHQYPSWVVINAQWFLIFTPICSITLAGRSVLEANGLFGKSNAQQLMVPALTLVGLLSALAFHHLTVSIAALAYTLPTIPVFFFMLKQLRPLLPKYLHFPRLWACRMLLSYGIRSWGIDLLGTLGSQVDQVLVIRLLTPADMGLYAVTLSLSRIMSVIQSSAVTVLFPKATGLSTEEVIGLTGRATRISAGLTLMGSLVVAFVGPWLLKIFYGRKYIHSVGAFRVLLLEVTISGCAFLLSQAFMALGRPGLGTVLQAIGLALSIPLMLWLIPMWGVLGAATALTISTVARTILVYFSFRMFLKIRPPDIIPKREDFILLKDQMSLRFKGRSSAA; encoded by the coding sequence GTGCCGGAGCCCATGGTATCTCAAGGTAATGGAACAAACGCAATTGCTAATACGTTGGTCAGCAGAATCCTGCAGCAAGGATTGAATGCAGCGACAGGCATTGTTACAGCTCGCGCTTTGATGCCGAGCGGACGAGGGCAATTGGCTGCCATGATTCTCTGGTCCTTGTTCCTGGCAGGGCTTACGACTTTTGGATTACCGACTGCGCTGATCTACTTTATCTGCCGCCATCCAGAATTTAAAGAAGACCTTATTAGCTCGGGCTTGGCGATGAGCGTGTGCGCAGGTGTAATAACGATGGTGGTGGGAACCTACTTTCTCCCATCATGGCTTCATCAATATCCATCTTGGGTGGTGATCAATGCACAATGGTTTCTTATCTTTACGCCAATATGCTCTATCACGCTCGCCGGCCGTTCCGTTCTAGAGGCAAATGGACTTTTTGGGAAATCAAACGCGCAGCAACTGATGGTTCCTGCACTAACCCTTGTCGGTTTGCTCTCAGCTTTAGCATTTCATCATCTGACTGTGAGTATTGCGGCTTTGGCTTACACATTGCCGACGATACCTGTCTTTTTCTTCATGTTGAAGCAACTCAGGCCGCTGCTGCCAAAATACTTGCACTTTCCCAGGCTGTGGGCCTGTCGTATGTTGCTCAGCTATGGAATTCGGTCATGGGGAATAGATCTCCTTGGCACATTGGGAAGCCAAGTTGATCAGGTTCTTGTGATCCGCCTGCTCACACCTGCCGATATGGGACTTTATGCTGTCACTCTAAGCTTATCCCGCATTATGAGCGTTATCCAGTCTTCCGCTGTCACTGTCCTTTTTCCAAAAGCAACGGGGTTGTCGACGGAAGAGGTCATTGGACTCACAGGACGCGCAACCAGGATTAGCGCAGGCCTAACGTTGATGGGCAGCTTAGTAGTGGCGTTTGTCGGTCCGTGGCTCTTAAAGATCTTCTACGGAAGAAAATACATCCATAGTGTTGGTGCGTTTCGAGTGTTGTTGCTGGAAGTGACGATATCCGGCTGCGCCTTCTTACTGTCGCAAGCTTTCATGGCTTTGGGCCGACCTGGATTGGGAACTGTACTGCAAGCAATCGGACTAGCACTAAGTATTCCCCTAATGCTGTGGCTGATTCCGATGTGGGGGGTACTTGGGGCCGCAACCGCCCTCACTATTTCAACCGTGGCCAGAACTATCCTGGTATATTTCTCGTTTAGAATGTTTCTTAAGATACGGCCGCCGGATATCATTCCAAAGCGGGAAGATTTCATTCTACTGAAAGATCAGATGAGCCTTCGGTTCAAAGGACGGAGCTCCGCCGCATGA
- a CDS encoding O-antigen ligase family protein yields MIARCLARISPSHQKMWLLAAVACLSFVSPIARVLVYVLPLLSLILAVYFVRKDKTAYIELVCWLYMLTPLVRRYIDYKTGSTETTIMVAPYVAVGACLWVLVPQWTKIFQSRYAALLCVLAAVIYASATTAFQMLLGGLASGIAAWLMNLLFAFYLVIERKHIRTMYAGFERVMVYGTLVVGAYGILQYFIFPDWDRVWLELAELVSFGAARPMEVRVFSTMNAPQVVAAYLVVGIFISYGSKYKIRYLSLCAGLASLLLSMSRSSWVAFLAGALFLAFRLPTRERKKIVVIGAICLGTILIGLQVPALNETLTGRFNSLTDTNDNSAYDRTKTYSAVFHSIATSPFGLGLGVEGDEKGKESTSDAEHDSSVVNLLLCFGVIGSIVFCIGLFSASYRIVLAPKCELVIPLTPIQTSLFALIAEAALNNILTGPIAFLTWCVIGLGYATMEARIDVRRRSVPETLLHQGEPEVAF; encoded by the coding sequence ATGATTGCACGTTGTCTCGCCCGCATCAGTCCTTCCCATCAGAAGATGTGGCTCTTGGCCGCAGTTGCTTGTTTGTCTTTTGTCTCACCAATCGCAAGGGTGCTTGTATATGTTTTGCCCCTCTTGTCACTCATCCTAGCGGTATATTTTGTCCGAAAGGACAAGACGGCGTACATAGAGCTAGTGTGTTGGCTCTATATGTTGACACCCTTGGTGCGGCGTTACATCGACTACAAGACAGGCAGTACAGAGACCACAATCATGGTGGCACCCTATGTCGCCGTCGGTGCATGTCTATGGGTATTAGTGCCGCAGTGGACGAAAATATTTCAGTCACGGTATGCTGCGCTTCTCTGCGTGTTGGCAGCAGTTATATATGCCTCAGCGACAACAGCTTTTCAAATGCTCTTAGGTGGCTTAGCGTCAGGAATTGCCGCCTGGCTAATGAACCTTTTGTTTGCGTTTTACTTGGTAATAGAACGCAAACACATCCGAACGATGTACGCCGGCTTTGAACGAGTCATGGTGTACGGCACGCTTGTCGTGGGCGCTTATGGGATTCTGCAATACTTCATCTTCCCTGATTGGGATCGAGTATGGTTGGAGCTAGCCGAACTCGTGTCATTCGGCGCTGCACGTCCCATGGAAGTTCGGGTGTTCAGTACGATGAACGCACCTCAGGTTGTAGCGGCCTATCTGGTTGTCGGGATTTTTATCTCATATGGGTCTAAATACAAAATCAGATATCTTTCCCTGTGTGCCGGCTTGGCCTCGCTCCTCCTCTCAATGAGTCGTTCTTCTTGGGTGGCGTTTCTTGCGGGTGCGTTGTTCCTTGCATTCCGTCTTCCTACGCGAGAGCGTAAGAAGATCGTGGTCATTGGGGCCATCTGTCTGGGAACCATCTTGATCGGTCTGCAAGTTCCAGCCCTGAACGAAACTCTCACCGGCAGATTTAACAGCCTGACAGACACGAACGACAATAGCGCCTACGATCGAACTAAAACCTACTCTGCAGTATTCCATTCGATTGCCACCTCTCCATTTGGGTTGGGGTTAGGCGTAGAAGGAGACGAAAAGGGAAAAGAAAGCACTTCGGACGCGGAGCACGACAGTTCCGTCGTCAATCTATTGCTGTGCTTTGGTGTTATTGGGTCGATAGTCTTCTGCATCGGCCTATTTAGCGCGAGCTATCGCATTGTTCTTGCTCCAAAATGCGAGCTTGTGATACCTCTGACCCCTATCCAAACTTCGCTCTTTGCACTAATTGCAGAGGCTGCGTTGAACAATATCTTAACCGGCCCTATTGCTTTTTTGACTTGGTGCGTAATCGGACTAGGCTACGCTACAATGGAAGCCCGCATAGATGTTCGGAGGCGCTCTGTGCCCGAAACTCTGCTCCATCAGGGTGAGCCGGAAGTTGCGTTCTGA